The stretch of DNA TGGTCTCGACAAGGAGCAGATCGACAAGGTGCTGTTCTTCGTCGGCATCACGGACTATGCCGAAAGCGTTGCCCGCCTCGCCGAGCTGGTTGCGGGAACCGCCAGGGGTGGCGAGGGCGTCGACGAGCTGAATTTCATCGGTGCGCTGGTTACCAGCGCCGGTTATGGCCCTGACCGCATCAAGATCGATCCCTCGGTTGTCCGTGGCCTCGAGTATTATACCGGCCCGGTCTATGAGGCCGAACTGACCTTCGACGTCACCAATGAAAAGGGCGAAAAAGTCGTCTTCGGTTCGGTCGGCGGCGGCGGCCGTTATGATGGCCTCGTCTCCCGCTTCATGGGCCAGCCGGTTCCGGCGACCGGCTTTTCGATCGGCGTCTCCAGGCTGATGACAGCCCTGAAGAACCTCGGCAAGCTCGGCGCCAGTGAGGTCATCGAGCCGGTGCTGGTGACCGTCATGGACGGCGATGTCGAGGCGATGGGCCGCTATCAGAAGATGACGCAGGAACTGCGCGCCGCCGGCATCCGCGCCGAGATGTTCCAGGGCAACTGGAAGAAGTTCGGCAATCAGCTGAAATATGCCGATCGCCGCGGCTGCCCAGTCGCCATCATCCAGGGCGGCGACGAGCGCGCGACAAGCGTCGTGCAGATCAAGGATTTGATCGAAGGCAAGCGGCTCTCCGGCGAGATTGAAGACAATGCCAGCTGGCGCGAGGCGCGCGTGGCGCAGGAGACGGTCCCGGAAGCCGACCTCGTCGCCAAGGTCAGGGAGATCCTTGCTGCGCAGGCCGAGGATCGGAAGCGAGCGGCGAATGTCTGAGGCATTTCCGGCACGCCCGTCGCCTATTATACGGAGCGCAGCATGCCCCTGATCAATCTCCCCGAATTTGCCAACGACCTCATCGCCGAATTCGACGCGCGCAACGCCGAGCGCATCGATACGCCTGTCATCCAGCCGGCCGAACCTTTCCTTGATATCGCCGGCGAGGATCTGCGCCGCCGCATCTTCATGACGGAGAGCGAAACCGGCGCCAGCCTCTGCCTACGTCCCGAATTCACCATCCCCGTCTGTCTGCGCCACATCGAGACGGCGACCGGCACGCCGAAGCGTTATGCCTATCTCGGCGAGGTTTTCCGCCAGCGCCGCGACGGCGCCAATGAATTCTATCAGGCCGGCATCGAGGATCTTGGCGATATCGACCTGTCAAACGCCGACGCCCGCGCCATCGGCGATGCCACCGGCATTCTCGCCCGCCTGCTGCCGGGCCGCCGCTTAGCCGTGACATTGGGCGACCAGGCAGTGTTCGAGGCTGTCGTCCAGGCGCTCGGCCTGCCGCTCGGCTGGCAGAAGCGCCTGATCCACGCCTTCGGCAATATGACGCAGCTGGAAGCCCTGCTTGCCAGCCTCGTCAGCCCGCAATTCGTCACCGGGCTGGACGACGATATCGCCAGGCTTGTCGCATCAGACGACGAGCAGGCGCTGGTCGCCTATCTCGAGCGGGAGATGCAGAAGACCGGCTATTCGACGAATGCCGGCCGCTCGGCCCTGGAGATCGCCCGAAGGCTCAAGGAAAAGCTCATCCTGTCCGAAACGCGCCTCGACGATGCGGCCTTCCGTGTTTTGGAAGAGTTCCTGTCGCTCGACGTGCCGCTTATCAATGCTTCCGCAGCCCTTTCCGGTTTTGCCGATGCTGCCGGCCTGAAACTCGGCAACGCGCTCGCCCGCTTCAATGGCCGCGTTGCAGCACTTTCCAATGCCGGCGTCGATCTTTCCTGCCTCGACTACCGCGCCGCCTTCGGACGGCCGCTCGACTATTACACCGGCCTCGTCTTCGAGGTGACGGTGGAAGGCTCGACCGCGGTGCTCGCCGGCGGCGGCCGCTTCGACCGGCTCCTGACCTTCCTGGGTGCGACGGACCGTATTCCGGCCGTCGGCTTCTCCTTCTGGCTCGACCGCATCGAAACCGAAAGGGCAGCCGCATGACCATCACCATCGCGCTTCCCTCCAAGGGCCGGATGAAGGAGGACGCTTCGGCGATCTTCGAACGTGCCGGCATGACGATCTCGGCTGTTGGCAACGATCGCTCCTATCGCGGCCGCGTCGAAGGCTGGGACGATGTGGAAATCGCCTTCCTTTCGGCGTCCGAAATCTCCCGCGAAATCGGCAACGGCACGGTCGATTTCGGCGTTACCGGCGAGGATCTGATGCGGGAAGGTTTTGCCGAGGTCGACAAGCGCGTCGAATTCTGCGCCCGCCTCGGCTTCGGCCACGCCGATGTCGTCGTCGCCGTGCCGGAGATCTGGCTCGATGTCGACACCATGGCCGATCTCGTCGACGTCGCGGCCGATTTTCGCGCCCGCCACTCCAGGCGCCTTGCCATCGCCACCAAATACTGGCGGCTGACCCAGCAGTTCTTTTCGAGCCAGCACGGCATCCAGCTGTATCGCATCGTCGAAAGCCTGGGCGCCACCGAGGGCGCTCCCGCCTCCGGCTCGGCCGATATCATCGTCGATATCACCTCCACCGGCTCGACGCTGCGCGCCAACCATCTGAAGGTGCTCCAGGACGGCGTCATCCTGCATTCGCAGGCCTGCCTCGTGCGCGCCCGCAAGGAAAGCCACGCCGGCGAACCCGCTGTGCAGGCGATCATCGATGCGGTGCGTGCCGCCCTCTGATCTCAGTCATGAAGGCAAAAGAAAAACCCGCCGTCGGATGACGGCGGGTTTTGTATGTCCGGGAGGATGTCTGCTGGTGTCAGGCGGTTGCGTAGGCGCCGCGCCGGGCGTCGAGCGAGTAGGCGCCGGCACCGACGGTGGCGAGCAGTATGTACGCGCCGGCCAGCGTGATATTCTTCATGACCATGATCTGGTTGAGAATGTTCACGAGTTCCGTGCCACTCGCGTAGGGCAGGTGGAAGGCAATGCCCGTGAAGACACAGAAGGCGGCGAGCAGCCAGCCGGCAATGCGGACCTGGAGGCCTGTGAGAACCGCAAGGCCGGCCAGCAGTTCGAAAAGGCCTGCGACATAGGCCAGCAGGGTTGCTGCCGGCAGGCCGGCACCGGCGATCATGCCCGCAGTACCGGCAGGATCGGTGAGCTTCATGAAGCCGGAAAGGATGAACATGAAGGAAAGAAGAATACGGGCAATCAGGATGATGACGTTGTTCGACATGGACGTTGTCTCCGTTTCAAGGACTTTGGAGATCTTGGTGCCCCAGCACCGGTTCGACCTCGGATGCCTCTATGTCGCTCTTTTCTTGCGTTGTGGAAAGATAAACGAAAGGGGACACTTCGTTCACTAATATGGAACGATCTCCAAAGCGCGTCGCGTTCGACCGGATTCATGCGACGCGGTTGGATCTTTTGTGGTCATGCGTGTCGTTGGCCCAAAACCGCAGCACACTTTTGGGCGACATGCATTAGCTGCCCCCGCTTGCCTTTGCCAAGCCGGGTCTCTTATGGTCGACGCCCAACATGGAGACTCCGATGGCAGATCTTTCCGCATTTCCGATCACGACGCGCTGGCCGGCAAAAAATCCCGACATCATCCAGCTCTATTCCCTGCAGACGCCGAATGGGGTGAAGGTCTCGGTCGCCCTCGAAGAGCTCGGCCTCGCCTATGAGCCGCATTACATTTCCTTCGCCGCCAACGATCAGAAGTCGCCGGAATTCGAATCTCTCAACCCGAACGGCCGCATTCCGGCGATCATCGATCCGAACGGTCCGGACGGGAAGCCGATCGGCCTTTTCGAGTCCGGCGCGATCCTGCTTTATCTCGCCGAAAAAACCGGCAAGCTCATCCCTGCTGATGCCGCCGGTCGCTACGAAACCATCCAGTGGGTGTTTTTCCAGATGGCGGGTATCGGCCCGATGTTCGGCCAGTTCGGGCATTTCCATAAATTCGCCGCCGACAAGGTCGCCAACAATTCCTATCCGGTCGAGCGTTATCGCGATGAATCCAAACGGCTGCTCGGCGTGCTCGATGACCGGCTGAAGGGTCGTCAATGGATCATGGGCGATCAATACACGATCGCCGACATCACCACCTTCACCTGGGTTCGCGGCGCCGATATTTTCTATGGCGGCCGCGAGGTGCTCGAATACGCAAAATTCCCCGCCGTCTCGGATTGGCTGGAGCGCTGCATCGCCCGCCCGGCAAGTGCCAGGGGACTCAACATACCGGTCAAGCCGGAGTAACGGACGGATCGCTGCAAAGTAGAAAGGCCGCCCTCGAGGCGGCCTTTTATCTTGATGTCCGGCCTATCGCCGGCTTGTGATCTGCTTTGTGCCTTCCAGCTTGAAGCGCGGAAAGACGAAGACGCCGACCATGCTGCCGCTGTATTTCTGCTCGAGACCGTTGGACTCGCCCATGCAGAACAGCGGCTGGCGCAAGCCGTTCGGCATGATGATCGTCGTCGAAAAACAGAAGGAGGAGCAGAGCGTCGCCGCCTGCTCGAACAGCTCCAATATGTGGCTGCGGTCCTTGGCATCATAGCAGCGGATCAGGCTGAGCAGTCCGCATTCCCGTGCGGCAAGGCCGTGCAGCATCGCGCTCCATTCGCCGAGACGGAGCATGCCGCTCGAAAAATCTCCAGTCCAAGCTTCGGAAACGGAAAACTGCGCCAACATCTCGTGATTTTGATTGGCGTCATCAAACGAGCCGGGTGTCAAAGGTACGGCTGCATTGGCTCTGGCGATCTTAAACAAGGCGTTCCCCCGTTCGGATGCGGCTCCCGCCGCACGCTCGGCAAACACAAAGAAACAGGATCACGCAGCAGCGGGCATGATGCCCGCGCTTCATCCGGCGATGATTGCCACGGCCATCTGGCCTCCGTAACCGGGGCCCTTCGAAGCCGAACGTTCATGCATCGCCTTCCGCGCCCCGGCCTCGTCTATTGGCGAAAAATTATCGCCGGGCGCACTTTAATTGCAGCGCGGATTTATAGGGGCTTTTGGACAAACGGCAACGGCTTTTTAAGGGGTATTCGGATCGGCTTCATTCTGGGGGTGCCCGCATCTTCGGCCTATTTCGCCAGAATTGGCATGGGAAGATCATCTTTGCGAGCGTTGCAAACGTTTTCACTCTGCGTCAGGCCGGAAATCGTGCCGCAACTCAATGATCTCTCGCATGTCGGTGGGCTGAGAAAGACGCAGGCAGCGCAAGCCTCGCGCAAGCTTCGTGCCCGGGGCCTGTAAGAGGGAGCCGGGCGGGCGTTCGTCGGCTATGCAAATCACTGTGCCGCACGTCGAATCGCTTTGGGCAAAAGAAAAGGGCGACCCGAGGGCCGCCCTTCCTGTTCCGGATGCCGGAATGGTGGTCAGTGATGGCTTTCGCCTATCACATCATATCCATTCCGCCAGTTCAGCGCGCTTGACGCGCTGAACCATCTTAGATGATGGGCGGTTTCATGAACGATGCTGTGAAAGGCCGTTGGCCTATCACATCATGTCCATTCCGCCCATTCCGCCCATTCCGCCCGGCATGCCGCCGCCAGCCGATTCTTTCTTCGGCAGTTCGGCAATCATGGCTTCGGTGGTGATCAGCAGCGATGCGACAGAAGCAGCGTTCTGCAGCGCCGTGCGAACGACCTTGAGCGGGTCGACGATACCCATGGCGATCATGTCGCCATATTCGGACGTCTGGGCGTTGTAGCCGTAGTTGTCTTCGTTCTTGTCGAGGACCTTGCCGACAACGATCGAGGCTTCGTCGCCTGCGTTTTCAGCGATCTGACGAACGAGCGACTGCAGGGCG from Rhizobium leguminosarum bv. trifolii WSM1325 encodes:
- a CDS encoding conserved hypothetical protein (KEGG: rec:RHECIAT_CH0000912 hypothetical protein), which codes for MFKIARANAAVPLTPGSFDDANQNHEMLAQFSVSEAWTGDFSSGMLRLGEWSAMLHGLAARECGLLSLIRCYDAKDRSHILELFEQAATLCSSFCFSTTIIMPNGLRQPLFCMGESNGLEQKYSGSMVGVFVFPRFKLEGTKQITSRR
- a CDS encoding histidyl-tRNA synthetase (KEGG: rec:RHECIAT_CH0000907 histidyl-tRNA synthetase protein~TIGRFAM: histidyl-tRNA synthetase~PFAM: tRNA synthetase class II (G H P and S); Anticodon-binding domain protein), whose product is MNDKQKKPQKLKARLPRGFVDRTAGDIRAVNEMTAKIREVYEHYGFDPLETPLFEYTDALGKFLPDSDRPNEGVFSLQDDDEQWMSLRYDLTAPLARHVAENFNEIQLPYRTYRAGYVFRNEKPGPGRFRQFMQFDADTVGAPGVQADAEMCMMMADTLEALGIKRGDYLIRVNNRKVLDGVLEAIGLGGDDKAGQRLNVLRAIDKLDKFGPEGVALLLGPGRKDESGDFTKGAGLDKEQIDKVLFFVGITDYAESVARLAELVAGTARGGEGVDELNFIGALVTSAGYGPDRIKIDPSVVRGLEYYTGPVYEAELTFDVTNEKGEKVVFGSVGGGGRYDGLVSRFMGQPVPATGFSIGVSRLMTALKNLGKLGASEVIEPVLVTVMDGDVEAMGRYQKMTQELRAAGIRAEMFQGNWKKFGNQLKYADRRGCPVAIIQGGDERATSVVQIKDLIEGKRLSGEIEDNASWREARVAQETVPEADLVAKVREILAAQAEDRKRAANV
- a CDS encoding Glutathione S-transferase domain protein (PFAM: Glutathione S-transferase domain~KEGG: ret:RHE_CH00825 glutathione S-transferase protein), whose protein sequence is MADLSAFPITTRWPAKNPDIIQLYSLQTPNGVKVSVALEELGLAYEPHYISFAANDQKSPEFESLNPNGRIPAIIDPNGPDGKPIGLFESGAILLYLAEKTGKLIPADAAGRYETIQWVFFQMAGIGPMFGQFGHFHKFAADKVANNSYPVERYRDESKRLLGVLDDRLKGRQWIMGDQYTIADITTFTWVRGADIFYGGREVLEYAKFPAVSDWLERCIARPASARGLNIPVKPE
- a CDS encoding ATP phosphoribosyltransferase (KEGG: ret:RHE_CH00823 ATP phosphoribosyltransferase catalytic subunit~TIGRFAM: ATP phosphoribosyltransferase~PFAM: ATP phosphoribosyltransferase catalytic region); this translates as MTITIALPSKGRMKEDASAIFERAGMTISAVGNDRSYRGRVEGWDDVEIAFLSASEISREIGNGTVDFGVTGEDLMREGFAEVDKRVEFCARLGFGHADVVVAVPEIWLDVDTMADLVDVAADFRARHSRRLAIATKYWRLTQQFFSSQHGIQLYRIVESLGATEGAPASGSADIIVDITSTGSTLRANHLKVLQDGVILHSQACLVRARKESHAGEPAVQAIIDAVRAAL
- a CDS encoding tRNA synthetase class II (G H P and S) (PFAM: tRNA synthetase class II (G H P and S)~KEGG: ret:RHE_CH00822 ATP phosphoribosyltransferase regulatory subunit); the encoded protein is MPLINLPEFANDLIAEFDARNAERIDTPVIQPAEPFLDIAGEDLRRRIFMTESETGASLCLRPEFTIPVCLRHIETATGTPKRYAYLGEVFRQRRDGANEFYQAGIEDLGDIDLSNADARAIGDATGILARLLPGRRLAVTLGDQAVFEAVVQALGLPLGWQKRLIHAFGNMTQLEALLASLVSPQFVTGLDDDIARLVASDDEQALVAYLEREMQKTGYSTNAGRSALEIARRLKEKLILSETRLDDAAFRVLEEFLSLDVPLINASAALSGFADAAGLKLGNALARFNGRVAALSNAGVDLSCLDYRAAFGRPLDYYTGLVFEVTVEGSTAVLAGGGRFDRLLTFLGATDRIPAVGFSFWLDRIETERAAA
- a CDS encoding DoxX family protein (PFAM: DoxX family protein~KEGG: ret:RHE_CH00824 hypothetical protein); this translates as MSNNVIILIARILLSFMFILSGFMKLTDPAGTAGMIAGAGLPAATLLAYVAGLFELLAGLAVLTGLQVRIAGWLLAAFCVFTGIAFHLPYASGTELVNILNQIMVMKNITLAGAYILLATVGAGAYSLDARRGAYATA